From the genome of Desulfovibrio gilichinskyi, one region includes:
- a CDS encoding tetratricopeptide repeat protein, translating into MSTTDATQLTSTKIRGAFSAKSIQEIGTGTTKRKVVQTFLYYAEENDKGDIILRVLNENHVPSGPEQIINKDELLESFTPEMELYTKSVFPAMRELGKRLAKADRQRQLGNVFTAEMNYNEALTFDVNSIRANFGIGLCYLERNEEAKASDIFKRLISLDAAFEKKHKHLFNTFGISLRKNKMYNEAVAFYSKALNFSYDADDENLFFNIARSLSELGNKNDACEYLNKCLTINPDFIEGKKLKTFLSKK; encoded by the coding sequence ATGAGCACAACTGACGCTACTCAGCTTACCTCCACAAAAATTCGCGGGGCTTTCTCTGCCAAATCTATACAAGAAATAGGAACAGGAACCACAAAACGAAAAGTTGTGCAGACATTCCTCTACTATGCAGAAGAAAATGATAAAGGGGATATAATCCTTCGTGTGCTTAACGAGAATCACGTTCCATCCGGGCCTGAACAAATTATAAATAAAGATGAGCTTCTTGAATCTTTTACACCGGAAATGGAACTTTACACGAAGTCTGTATTTCCAGCTATGAGAGAACTTGGCAAACGTCTTGCCAAAGCAGACAGACAGCGGCAGCTTGGTAATGTTTTTACCGCTGAAATGAACTACAATGAAGCCCTTACTTTTGACGTAAACAGTATCAGGGCAAATTTCGGAATAGGCTTATGCTACCTTGAGCGTAATGAAGAAGCAAAAGCATCGGATATTTTTAAGCGACTTATCTCTCTGGATGCTGCTTTTGAAAAAAAGCATAAACACCTTTTTAATACATTCGGTATATCTCTTAGAAAAAATAAAATGTATAATGAAGCTGTGGCCTTTTACTCCAAAGCTTTAAACTTCAGTTATGATGCTGATGATGAAAATCTTTTTTTTAATATTGCCCGCTCACTAAGCGAATTAGGTAATAAAAATGATGCATGCGAATATCTTAATAAATGTTTAACTATAAATCCTGACTTCATTGAAGGTAAAAAACTTAAAACCTTCTTAAGTAAAAAATAA